A single region of the Xenopus laevis strain J_2021 chromosome 4L, Xenopus_laevis_v10.1, whole genome shotgun sequence genome encodes:
- the cskmt.L gene encoding uncharacterized protein cskmt.L isoform X1 produces MQPPSHAKECRKLTSGFNQKQSSRHITFLFLLCPICSRFQHKMPSCIVKGCPHRTGQKDKFPNVTLHNFPKTIPKIKNWLWQTGQYGEDSDAIAEEILQGLKTCRHRMCSMHFSENCFITLGSKRVLTRNAVPTIFKPQTTPAILAAQEPGPNFPPKKRKRVENVGKPTTMLRVVRLVSSLVTVGTQTDSISNNNATTTDCYKCGIGIFCGKKQPCFPKGSAVQSVSSLEADPCLIKRDHSYPVTFSVPVKSTSELDSELETTKQMAITKQLSTLSEQKENIHQRKFIVFEEMLDSLLYLVKCQHNSNSPCQSPIIEIKKKIDGTMLEIHLSCMAGHDSLVWKSQPLTGQISIGNLAVASAILLSGSSFTKVDQMFKLLSIPLFSHTTYYTYQKRYLFPAIDIAWKNEQEAVKNDMAGNSVVLASDAQVDSPGHSAKYCTYTMMDVMTKKIVSYKIDKVAPGKSLAAVEKSLLESCLANLLSEGIRIKVIATDQNVRISKMMATKYPSINHQFDVWRIGKSLAKNLTAASKKRKCKDIGQWISPITNHLWWCSQTCDQNVDLLLEKWQSLLYHIANKHSFHNLKNYRKCQHKPLSPQEQETRKWITAGHPAYSSLVCILTDPAFIKDISNTDKFCHTRCLKNFHSKILKYRPRRILFRRDSVHARTMLAVLSHNKNVNRPQATILVPKITPLAYSEKPSKIVFPTQKSEWLTKPVYESGTDDHLFDIMSDATKIVKGYLIHR; encoded by the coding sequence ATTTCAACACAAGATGCCAAGCTGCATTGTTAAAGGATGCCCACACAGAACCGGGCAAAAAGATAAATTCCCAAATGTCACTCTCCATAATTTTCCTAAAACTATTCCCAAGATTAAAAATTGGCTTTGGCAAACCGGACAATATGGTGAGGACAGTGATGCCATTGCGGAAGAAATTCTACAAGGACTGAAGACTTGTCGCCATAGAATGTGCTCAATGCATTTTAGTGAGAATTGCTTTATTACGCTAGGATCTAAAAGGGTATTGACACGAAATGCTGTACCCACTATTTTCAAGCCTCAAACTACACCCGCAATTCTTGCTGCTCAAGAGCCTGGGCCAAATTTTCCacctaaaaagagaaaaagagtggAAAATGTAGGAAAACCTACTACCATGTTGAGAGTAGTACGTCTAGTTTCAAGCCTAGTAACTGTGGGAACACAAACAGACTCCATAAGTAATAATAATGCCACCACTACTGATTGCTATAAATGTGGTATTGGTATATTCTGTGGAAAGAAACAACCATGTTTTCCTAAAGGTAGTGCAGTGCAATCTGTCAGTTCTTTGGAGGCAGATCCTTGCTTGATTAAAAGAGATCACTCCTACCCAGTTACATTTTCTGTGCCAGTGAAATCAACATCTGAACTGGACTCTGAACTGGAAACCACCAAACAGATGGCTATTACCAAACAACTGTCCACTTTAAGTGAGCAAAAAGAGAATATCCATCAACGCAAGTTTATTGTTTTTGAGGAAATGCTGGACAGCTTATTATATTTGGTGAAATGTCAGCACAACAGCAATTCTCCTTGCCAGTCACctattatagaaataaaaaagaaaatagatggAACAATGCTAGAAATACATTTATCCTGCATGGCTGGTCATGACTCTTTAGTCTGGAAAAGTCAACCTTTGACAGGACAAATTTCGATTGGCAATCTTGCTGTTGCCAGTGCCATACTTCTCAGTGGATCTTCTTTCACAAAAGTAGACCAAATGTTTAAACTTTTGTCTATACCGTTGTTCTCTCACACAACATACTACACATACCAGAAAAGATATCTTTTTCCAGCGATTGATATTGCTTGGAAAAATGAACAGGAAGCCGTAAAAAACGATATGGCCGGAAATTCAGTGGTGTTAGCAAGTGATGCTCAGGTTGATAGTCCTGGCCACAGTGCGAAGTATTGCACGTACACAATGATGGATGTCATGACTAAGAAAATTGTGAGTTATAAGATCGACAAAGTGGCACCAGGCAAGTCATTGGCAGCAGTGGAGAAAAGTCTACTTGAATCATGCCTTGCCAACTTGTTGTCAGAAGGTATCCGTATCAAAGTGATAGCAACTGATCAGAACGTTAGAATCAGTAAAATGATGGCAACAAAATATCCCAGTATAAATCATCAATTCGATGTGTGGCGCATTGGCAAGAGTTTAGCAAAAAATCTTacagctgcaagtaaaaaaagaaaatgcaaggaCATCGGCCAGTGGATTTCACCAATAACGAATCACCTTTGGTGGTGCTCGCAAACTTGTGATCAGAATGTGGATTTGTTGTTGGAAAAATGGCAATCACTTCTTTATCACATAGCAAacaaacacagctttcataatctTAAGAACTACAGAAAATGTCAACACAAACCACTTTCGCCGCAGGAACAAGAGACAAGAAAATGGATCACTGCAGGACATCCAGCTTACAGCAGCCTAGTTTGCATTCTTACTGACCCGGCATTTATAAAAGACATCTCCAACACTGACAAATTTTGTCATACAAGATGCTTGAAAAACTTTCACAGCAAAATTTTGAAATACAGACCTAGACGAATATTGTTTAGGAGGGATTCTGTGCATGCCCGTACAATGCTTGCCGTTTTATCCCACAACAAAAACGTGAACAGACCGCAAGCTACCATACTTGTGCCTAAAATAACACCGCTAGCTTACAGTGAGAAACCatccaaaattgtgttccctacACAAAAAAGCGAGTGGTTAACAAAACCAGTTTATGAGAGTGGGACAGATGACCATCTCTTTGACATCATGTCAGATGCAACAAAAATTGTAAAAGGTTACCTAATTCACAGGTGA
- the cskmt.L gene encoding uncharacterized protein cskmt.L isoform X2, which yields MPSCIVKGCPHRTGQKDKFPNVTLHNFPKTIPKIKNWLWQTGQYGEDSDAIAEEILQGLKTCRHRMCSMHFSENCFITLGSKRVLTRNAVPTIFKPQTTPAILAAQEPGPNFPPKKRKRVENVGKPTTMLRVVRLVSSLVTVGTQTDSISNNNATTTDCYKCGIGIFCGKKQPCFPKGSAVQSVSSLEADPCLIKRDHSYPVTFSVPVKSTSELDSELETTKQMAITKQLSTLSEQKENIHQRKFIVFEEMLDSLLYLVKCQHNSNSPCQSPIIEIKKKIDGTMLEIHLSCMAGHDSLVWKSQPLTGQISIGNLAVASAILLSGSSFTKVDQMFKLLSIPLFSHTTYYTYQKRYLFPAIDIAWKNEQEAVKNDMAGNSVVLASDAQVDSPGHSAKYCTYTMMDVMTKKIVSYKIDKVAPGKSLAAVEKSLLESCLANLLSEGIRIKVIATDQNVRISKMMATKYPSINHQFDVWRIGKSLAKNLTAASKKRKCKDIGQWISPITNHLWWCSQTCDQNVDLLLEKWQSLLYHIANKHSFHNLKNYRKCQHKPLSPQEQETRKWITAGHPAYSSLVCILTDPAFIKDISNTDKFCHTRCLKNFHSKILKYRPRRILFRRDSVHARTMLAVLSHNKNVNRPQATILVPKITPLAYSEKPSKIVFPTQKSEWLTKPVYESGTDDHLFDIMSDATKIVKGYLIHR from the coding sequence ATGCCAAGCTGCATTGTTAAAGGATGCCCACACAGAACCGGGCAAAAAGATAAATTCCCAAATGTCACTCTCCATAATTTTCCTAAAACTATTCCCAAGATTAAAAATTGGCTTTGGCAAACCGGACAATATGGTGAGGACAGTGATGCCATTGCGGAAGAAATTCTACAAGGACTGAAGACTTGTCGCCATAGAATGTGCTCAATGCATTTTAGTGAGAATTGCTTTATTACGCTAGGATCTAAAAGGGTATTGACACGAAATGCTGTACCCACTATTTTCAAGCCTCAAACTACACCCGCAATTCTTGCTGCTCAAGAGCCTGGGCCAAATTTTCCacctaaaaagagaaaaagagtggAAAATGTAGGAAAACCTACTACCATGTTGAGAGTAGTACGTCTAGTTTCAAGCCTAGTAACTGTGGGAACACAAACAGACTCCATAAGTAATAATAATGCCACCACTACTGATTGCTATAAATGTGGTATTGGTATATTCTGTGGAAAGAAACAACCATGTTTTCCTAAAGGTAGTGCAGTGCAATCTGTCAGTTCTTTGGAGGCAGATCCTTGCTTGATTAAAAGAGATCACTCCTACCCAGTTACATTTTCTGTGCCAGTGAAATCAACATCTGAACTGGACTCTGAACTGGAAACCACCAAACAGATGGCTATTACCAAACAACTGTCCACTTTAAGTGAGCAAAAAGAGAATATCCATCAACGCAAGTTTATTGTTTTTGAGGAAATGCTGGACAGCTTATTATATTTGGTGAAATGTCAGCACAACAGCAATTCTCCTTGCCAGTCACctattatagaaataaaaaagaaaatagatggAACAATGCTAGAAATACATTTATCCTGCATGGCTGGTCATGACTCTTTAGTCTGGAAAAGTCAACCTTTGACAGGACAAATTTCGATTGGCAATCTTGCTGTTGCCAGTGCCATACTTCTCAGTGGATCTTCTTTCACAAAAGTAGACCAAATGTTTAAACTTTTGTCTATACCGTTGTTCTCTCACACAACATACTACACATACCAGAAAAGATATCTTTTTCCAGCGATTGATATTGCTTGGAAAAATGAACAGGAAGCCGTAAAAAACGATATGGCCGGAAATTCAGTGGTGTTAGCAAGTGATGCTCAGGTTGATAGTCCTGGCCACAGTGCGAAGTATTGCACGTACACAATGATGGATGTCATGACTAAGAAAATTGTGAGTTATAAGATCGACAAAGTGGCACCAGGCAAGTCATTGGCAGCAGTGGAGAAAAGTCTACTTGAATCATGCCTTGCCAACTTGTTGTCAGAAGGTATCCGTATCAAAGTGATAGCAACTGATCAGAACGTTAGAATCAGTAAAATGATGGCAACAAAATATCCCAGTATAAATCATCAATTCGATGTGTGGCGCATTGGCAAGAGTTTAGCAAAAAATCTTacagctgcaagtaaaaaaagaaaatgcaaggaCATCGGCCAGTGGATTTCACCAATAACGAATCACCTTTGGTGGTGCTCGCAAACTTGTGATCAGAATGTGGATTTGTTGTTGGAAAAATGGCAATCACTTCTTTATCACATAGCAAacaaacacagctttcataatctTAAGAACTACAGAAAATGTCAACACAAACCACTTTCGCCGCAGGAACAAGAGACAAGAAAATGGATCACTGCAGGACATCCAGCTTACAGCAGCCTAGTTTGCATTCTTACTGACCCGGCATTTATAAAAGACATCTCCAACACTGACAAATTTTGTCATACAAGATGCTTGAAAAACTTTCACAGCAAAATTTTGAAATACAGACCTAGACGAATATTGTTTAGGAGGGATTCTGTGCATGCCCGTACAATGCTTGCCGTTTTATCCCACAACAAAAACGTGAACAGACCGCAAGCTACCATACTTGTGCCTAAAATAACACCGCTAGCTTACAGTGAGAAACCatccaaaattgtgttccctacACAAAAAAGCGAGTGGTTAACAAAACCAGTTTATGAGAGTGGGACAGATGACCATCTCTTTGACATCATGTCAGATGCAACAAAAATTGTAAAAGGTTACCTAATTCACAGGTGA